The Nitrospirota bacterium genome includes a window with the following:
- the nusA gene encoding transcription termination/antitermination protein NusA has product MNRELVNVIEQISREKGINSETIISAVKSALTTAAKKCFGASDNIQIEIDNKSGEIQVILIKRIVENVVNPKEEITLEEARKIDNEADLGDEIGALIEIGDFGRIAAQTAKQVIFQKVREAEWDTVYKDFIHRQGDIVHGVILGQESRNYIVDLGKTEALLPFKEQIPRETFRRGDRVRAMLCEVKPSSKGPQLILSRSHPEFVSKLFAIEVPEIYEKIVEIKNVVREPGDRTKISVNSKDPSVDPVGACVGMKGSRVQAVVRELRGEKIDIIPWSEDPRVFIAEALSPAVVERVGINEEEKSALVVVTDQQLSLAIGKKGQNVRLAAKLANWKIDIISETDYEAKRNKEKENEIEQSMAREMKVESGENSE; this is encoded by the coding sequence ATGAATCGGGAACTTGTTAATGTTATAGAACAGATAAGCAGGGAGAAAGGGATAAACAGCGAAACAATAATAAGCGCTGTAAAGTCCGCCCTTACAACCGCGGCAAAGAAATGTTTCGGTGCCTCTGATAACATACAGATTGAGATTGACAACAAATCAGGGGAGATTCAGGTTATACTTATAAAAAGGATTGTTGAAAATGTTGTAAATCCAAAAGAAGAGATTACCCTTGAAGAGGCCAGAAAGATTGACAACGAGGCAGACCTTGGTGATGAAATAGGTGCATTGATAGAGATAGGTGACTTTGGAAGAATAGCCGCACAGACAGCAAAACAGGTAATCTTTCAAAAAGTAAGGGAAGCGGAATGGGACACTGTATACAAGGATTTCATTCACCGTCAGGGTGATATTGTTCATGGCGTAATATTAGGTCAGGAGAGCAGGAATTATATTGTTGACCTGGGAAAGACAGAGGCACTGCTTCCATTTAAAGAGCAGATCCCACGGGAGACATTCAGGCGGGGGGACCGCGTCAGGGCGATGTTATGTGAGGTAAAGCCTTCGTCTAAAGGCCCTCAGCTTATACTTTCCCGAAGCCATCCTGAGTTTGTAAGCAAATTATTTGCAATAGAAGTTCCTGAGATATACGAAAAGATTGTTGAAATAAAGAATGTTGTCAGGGAGCCTGGAGACAGGACTAAAATATCGGTTAATTCCAAGGACCCATCCGTTGACCCTGTCGGGGCATGTGTGGGTATGAAGGGGTCCCGAGTTCAGGCAGTTGTGCGTGAGTTACGCGGAGAAAAGATTGATATTATACCATGGTCTGAAGATCCGAGGGTGTTTATTGCTGAGGCACTCAGCCCTGCAGTGGTTGAAAGGGTCGGTATAAATGAGGAAGAAAAATCAGCACTCGTTGTAGTTACAGATCAGCAGTTATCACTGGCAATAGGTAAGAAGGGGCAGAATGTAAGATTGGCGGCAAAACTTGCTAATTGGAAAATAGATATTATCAGCGAGACGGATTATGAGGCGAAGAGAAATAAAGAAAAGGAGAATGAGATAGAGCAGAGCATGGCAAGGGAGATGAAAGTAGAAAGTGGAGAGAATAGTGAATAG
- a CDS encoding ribosome maturation factor RimP translates to MTYSTENIQDIIKSVVDSFGLTLFDMEYITQGKRWILRIYIDKEGGVTLDECAGVSSELSRTLDAEDLIQHAYVLEVSSPGLDRPLKQISDYSRFTGKLVKINTRKPYNGVTSFKGRIISVEGEKITIENENKDVIDILFSDAANAKLVVEF, encoded by the coding sequence ATGACCTACTCGACAGAAAATATTCAAGACATCATTAAGTCAGTAGTAGATTCTTTTGGTCTTACGTTGTTTGATATGGAATATATTACGCAGGGGAAGAGGTGGATTCTGCGTATATATATTGATAAAGAAGGTGGCGTGACTCTGGATGAATGTGCAGGTGTGAGTTCTGAGCTTAGCCGTACGCTTGATGCAGAGGACCTTATTCAGCATGCTTATGTCTTGGAGGTTTCATCGCCTGGGCTCGACAGGCCGCTTAAACAGATTAGTGATTACTCAAGGTTCACCGGTAAACTGGTTAAGATAAATACACGGAAACCTTATAATGGCGTGACTTCTTTTAAGGGCAGGATTATTTCAGTTGAAGGGGAAAAGATAACAATAGAAAATGAAAATAAAGATGTAATTGATATATTATTTTCTGACGCGGCAAATGCAAAGCTCGTTGTTGAGTTTTAG
- a CDS encoding cation:proton antiporter: MEFEFLKSLVAILGVSAIVVFILGRLRVSSVVGFLIAGVILGPHGFGLIKNVHDVEVLAEIGIILLMFTIGMEFSLKNLLQLRHAVFGGGLFQIIFTTGAVTILSILFLHNSISTAIFSGFIVSLSSTAIVMKILHDRGEIYTPHSRMSLGILIFQDLCVVPFMLFVPILGGNGGSVSDIVYTMFTASVVIGIVLLAANWGVPHILHQVVSTRSRELFVITIIFLCLGTAFLTSRLGLSLALGAFLAGIVISESEYASQAVSDILPFKESFTGLFFISIGMLLELNLLHTNLITVTTVVLVIFFLKIIITAMSASVFGLSLRSSVQTGLYLSQIGEFSFVLAASGKTYGLITYNTYQIFLAASVITMILTPFMISSAPHISSWLISMPFSRRFKRVRRTLERDVHSRRTNHVIVIGFGINGRHLASVLKESEIPYAVLELNSSTVKKMKKKGEPISYGDGTRIEILHKLGIDSAKVLVIAISDAAATRRIVQIARKENRNLYIIVRTRYIAEVDDLIRTGANEVIPEEFETSIEIFSRVLDHYHIPKNVITDHIENIRKDCYSVLRGVELPGKDLAARYELLKGVETETYLVKERSMAAGHSLKELNLRAETGATIIAVKRGEMLHQNPPPEFVLTSGDILLFIGKREDINRAIGYVESSSK; encoded by the coding sequence ATGGAATTTGAATTCTTAAAATCACTCGTTGCTATCCTTGGTGTCTCTGCAATTGTAGTATTTATCCTCGGCAGGCTGAGGGTCTCTTCAGTCGTCGGTTTCCTTATAGCAGGTGTAATCTTAGGACCTCACGGATTCGGACTTATTAAGAACGTACATGATGTTGAAGTCCTTGCTGAAATCGGAATCATTCTCCTGATGTTCACAATCGGGATGGAGTTTTCCTTAAAGAATCTCCTTCAACTGCGTCATGCGGTTTTTGGGGGCGGGCTGTTTCAAATTATTTTCACTACCGGTGCGGTTACTATATTAAGTATCCTGTTTCTTCATAACAGTATTAGTACGGCAATATTCAGCGGATTTATTGTATCCCTCAGCAGTACCGCCATTGTTATGAAAATACTCCACGACCGTGGAGAGATATACACACCGCACAGCCGCATGTCGCTCGGTATCCTGATATTTCAGGACCTTTGTGTTGTGCCGTTTATGCTGTTTGTGCCCATTTTGGGAGGTAATGGAGGCAGTGTATCAGACATCGTTTATACCATGTTTACCGCATCAGTTGTGATTGGGATCGTCCTGCTTGCTGCAAACTGGGGAGTACCTCATATACTGCATCAGGTTGTCAGTACACGAAGCCGTGAATTATTTGTTATTACTATTATATTTCTATGCCTCGGCACAGCCTTTCTAACGTCCAGATTGGGACTATCCCTTGCACTCGGCGCCTTTCTTGCGGGTATTGTCATTTCAGAATCAGAATACGCATCTCAGGCTGTATCAGACATCCTCCCATTTAAGGAAAGCTTCACAGGCCTTTTTTTTATTTCAATAGGCATGCTTCTCGAACTAAATTTATTGCACACAAACCTTATAACGGTTACAACAGTAGTCTTAGTTATATTTTTCTTAAAGATTATTATTACTGCTATGTCCGCGTCTGTTTTTGGTCTCTCTTTAAGGAGTTCAGTTCAGACAGGGCTATATCTCTCACAAATAGGGGAATTCTCTTTTGTCCTTGCTGCATCAGGTAAAACCTACGGACTGATAACTTATAACACCTACCAGATATTTCTGGCGGCATCCGTTATAACAATGATACTAACCCCGTTCATGATCTCTTCTGCACCGCATATATCCTCATGGCTAATCTCCATGCCGTTTTCACGAAGGTTTAAGAGGGTCAGACGGACACTGGAAAGGGATGTGCACAGCCGCAGGACTAATCATGTTATCGTTATAGGCTTCGGCATAAACGGGCGGCACCTTGCAAGCGTGCTTAAAGAATCGGAAATACCTTATGCTGTTTTGGAGCTGAACAGCAGTACAGTAAAAAAGATGAAAAAAAAGGGTGAACCTATCTCTTATGGCGATGGGACAAGGATCGAGATACTTCATAAACTCGGTATTGATAGTGCCAAGGTGCTTGTAATAGCAATATCCGATGCAGCAGCAACAAGGAGGATAGTACAGATTGCAAGAAAGGAGAATCGAAACCTTTATATCATCGTGAGGACCCGTTATATTGCTGAGGTAGATGACCTTATAAGAACAGGGGCCAATGAGGTTATACCTGAAGAGTTTGAAACATCTATAGAGATATTTTCAAGAGTACTTGATCATTATCACATCCCGAAAAATGTAATTACTGATCATATAGAAAACATAAGAAAGGATTGCTACAGCGTGTTAAGAGGAGTAGAACTTCCAGGTAAAGACCTTGCCGCAAGATATGAACTGTTAAAGGGGGTAGAAACAGAAACCTACCTTGTAAAAGAACGGTCCATGGCCGCAGGACATTCCCTCAAAGAATTAAACCTGAGGGCTGAGACCGGGGCAACTATTATTGCTGTTAAACGCGGAGAGATGCTTCATCAAAACCCACCACCTGAATTTGTTCTGACATCAGGAGACATTCTGCTTTTTATAGGAAAAAGAGAAGATATTAACAGGGCGATAGGGTATGTTGAATCATCATCAAAATAA
- a CDS encoding molybdopterin molybdotransferase MoeA: MRSVEEALKTVLDNIKVLGTERIPIQDSLGRVLGEDVYSNLFLPPWNNSAMDGYAVRWENVKNAAKENPAKLNVVGDIRAGLLPDKPVGDEEAIRIMTGAPVPEGADTVIRVEDTKTEDKIVSIFKASRQGENIRKRGENVKKGDLVLTKGTSIGPGQLGSMAMVGKPVVTVYRRPVVTVMSTGDELADFDEALTENKIPNSNSYAVASQVLEAGATPHVLGIARDNKESLREKIGQGLSGDMMIVSGGVSVGDYDFVKDILKEYGIDMKFWTVGIKPGHPIAFGLVGDKPIFGLPGNPVSTMVTFEVFARPALQKMCGHTNLFRPVVDAIAEDEFSDRPGRTHYVRSLIRYNDGKYYVKSTGSQGSGILMSMAYANCFIILPADKEKVLAGETVKVQLLGRPVDYGKQPSGDTAIKKEHGHDCC, from the coding sequence ATGAGGTCAGTAGAAGAGGCGTTGAAGACGGTTCTTGATAACATAAAAGTGCTTGGGACAGAAAGAATCCCAATACAGGATTCACTTGGGCGTGTACTTGGGGAGGATGTTTACAGCAATTTATTCCTGCCGCCATGGAATAATTCTGCTATGGATGGTTACGCAGTCCGATGGGAAAATGTAAAAAATGCGGCAAAAGAAAATCCGGCAAAACTGAATGTGGTAGGTGACATCCGTGCAGGGCTTTTGCCTGATAAACCTGTGGGGGATGAAGAGGCAATAAGGATTATGACTGGTGCCCCCGTACCGGAAGGAGCGGATACTGTAATAAGGGTTGAGGACACGAAGACTGAAGATAAGATTGTTAGTATCTTCAAGGCAAGCAGGCAGGGTGAGAATATCAGGAAACGGGGAGAGAACGTTAAAAAAGGAGACCTTGTCCTTACAAAGGGAACGTCAATCGGCCCGGGCCAGCTTGGAAGCATGGCAATGGTTGGTAAACCTGTTGTAACGGTATACAGAAGACCGGTCGTGACGGTAATGTCAACGGGCGATGAACTTGCTGACTTTGATGAAGCCCTCACAGAGAATAAGATTCCTAACAGCAACAGTTATGCAGTTGCCTCGCAGGTACTTGAGGCAGGTGCAACCCCTCATGTACTTGGTATTGCACGGGACAATAAGGAAAGTCTCAGGGAAAAGATAGGACAGGGGCTTTCAGGAGACATGATGATTGTATCCGGCGGTGTCTCGGTTGGGGATTACGACTTTGTTAAAGATATTTTGAAGGAGTATGGGATTGACATGAAGTTCTGGACAGTAGGGATAAAGCCGGGGCATCCTATAGCCTTCGGATTAGTCGGTGATAAACCGATATTCGGTCTTCCCGGAAACCCTGTTTCCACAATGGTAACATTTGAGGTCTTTGCACGGCCGGCATTACAGAAGATGTGCGGACACACCAACCTGTTCAGACCTGTTGTAGATGCAATTGCTGAGGATGAATTCAGTGACCGCCCCGGCAGGACACACTACGTAAGATCATTAATCCGTTATAACGACGGCAAATACTATGTAAAATCAACCGGCAGTCAGGGGAGCGGCATCCTCATGTCAATGGCCTACGCCAACTGCTTCATTATACTCCCGGCTGACAAGGAAAAGGTACTGGCCGGTGAAACAGTAAAGGTACAGTTATTGGGAAGACCTGTGGATTACGGAAAACAGCCTTCAGGAGATACTGCGATTAAAAAAGAGCATGGACATGATTGCTGTTAA
- a CDS encoding molybdenum cofactor guanylyltransferase, whose translation MTGIILVGGKSRRMGQDKAVMSVGGKKVFRRILDVFEPLFDEILIVTDKKGKFADYGYHEVVDLIPESGPMGGIYTGLFYAKSDKVFAASCDLPFLHSTPVTAIINEAQEYDIVVPEISGRLHPLHAVYSKRCMPYIIKRIENKERNITRFITETDELTVKKIQMTGLNQEDVWAQTVFNMNTLEEWQEANLKAVNSEQ comes from the coding sequence ATGACAGGGATAATCTTAGTCGGCGGGAAGAGCAGGAGGATGGGGCAGGATAAGGCAGTTATGTCTGTAGGAGGGAAAAAGGTTTTCCGCAGGATACTCGATGTCTTTGAGCCTTTATTTGATGAGATACTTATTGTAACAGACAAGAAGGGGAAATTTGCAGATTACGGTTATCATGAAGTTGTTGACCTTATACCGGAGAGCGGCCCGATGGGTGGGATATACACTGGTTTATTTTATGCAAAATCAGATAAGGTATTTGCGGCATCATGTGACCTTCCATTTCTTCATTCCACACCAGTCACGGCTATTATAAACGAGGCTCAGGAATATGATATAGTAGTCCCCGAGATCAGCGGAAGACTGCATCCGCTTCACGCAGTATACAGTAAGAGATGTATGCCGTATATCATTAAACGGATTGAAAACAAAGAGAGGAATATAACAAGGTTTATTACTGAGACTGATGAACTCACTGTAAAAAAGATTCAGATGACCGGATTAAATCAGGAAGATGTGTGGGCGCAGACTGTATTTAATATGAATACATTAGAAGAATGGCAAGAGGCGAATTTAAAGGCAGTGAATAGTGAACAGTGA
- a CDS encoding MogA/MoaB family molybdenum cofactor biosynthesis protein gives MIKVAVLTMSDKGSRGEREDESGRLICEMVKEISGDVITHEVIPDEQKIIEERLRHFADNLKADVIITTGGTGVSPRDITPEATRNILDKEIPGLAEVMRAEGCKKTIRAAISRGLVGIRGRSLIVNLPGSPKGVKEGLNVILTTIPHVIEKLQGDEGECAR, from the coding sequence ATGATAAAGGTTGCTGTATTAACAATGAGTGATAAAGGCTCCCGGGGAGAAAGGGAGGATGAGAGCGGCAGGCTGATTTGCGAGATGGTGAAGGAGATTTCCGGTGATGTAATAACGCATGAGGTTATACCTGATGAACAGAAGATAATTGAAGAACGGCTGAGGCACTTTGCAGATAATCTGAAGGCTGATGTGATAATAACAACAGGCGGAACCGGTGTCAGCCCAAGAGATATTACGCCGGAAGCTACGAGGAATATATTGGACAAGGAGATTCCGGGACTTGCAGAGGTTATGAGAGCAGAGGGGTGCAAGAAGACCATAAGGGCGGCAATATCACGCGGCCTTGTAGGGATAAGGGGCAGGTCATTAATAGTGAACCTTCCGGGCAGTCCGAAAGGTGTGAAGGAGGGGTTGAACGTGATACTGACTACCATTCCCCATGTGATTGAGAAGCTGCAGGGGGATGAGGGAGAGTGCGCCAGGTAA
- the mobB gene encoding molybdopterin-guanine dinucleotide biosynthesis protein B, whose protein sequence is MQKDKQPIPVLCFVGTSNSGKTTLITKVISMLAQRGYNVSTVKHTHKEFAMDSEGKDSYKHKTAGAKTVVLASPLQFAVMSDTDHELTIEEVAERFIYKDTNILIVEGFKKDKYPKIEVYRKGISGDLRCINDPSIIALASDDSPNVGIPVFDINDAEVITDFIEKTFLP, encoded by the coding sequence ATGCAAAAAGATAAACAGCCCATACCAGTCCTTTGTTTTGTTGGAACATCAAACAGCGGCAAGACTACACTTATAACTAAAGTAATCAGCATGCTCGCACAACGGGGTTATAATGTCTCAACTGTTAAACATACCCATAAAGAGTTTGCAATGGATTCAGAAGGAAAGGATAGTTATAAACACAAAACAGCAGGGGCAAAAACAGTTGTACTTGCATCGCCGCTGCAGTTTGCCGTGATGTCGGATACAGACCATGAATTAACAATAGAAGAGGTGGCGGAAAGATTTATTTATAAAGATACAAACATCCTGATAGTTGAAGGTTTTAAAAAGGATAAGTATCCAAAGATTGAGGTGTATAGAAAAGGTATATCAGGAGATTTGAGATGTATAAATGATCCGTCAATTATAGCACTGGCATCGGATGATTCTCCGAATGTTGGAATACCGGTATTCGACATAAATGATGCGGAAGTTATAACAGATTTTATAGAAAAGACGTTTTTACCGTGA
- a CDS encoding TatA/E family twin arginine-targeting protein translocase, with protein sequence MFGIGTPELIVILILALLIIGPKDLPRIGRELGKAYRSFKSASDEFKESITKEIENSGKEVEQTTEEAKKGNKEEKIN encoded by the coding sequence ATGTTTGGAATAGGGACACCGGAGCTTATAGTAATCCTGATACTTGCACTTCTTATTATTGGCCCAAAGGATTTGCCGAGGATAGGACGTGAGTTAGGTAAGGCGTACAGGAGTTTTAAAAGTGCATCAGATGAATTTAAAGAGAGCATCACAAAGGAGATAGAGAATTCAGGCAAAGAGGTTGAACAAACAACTGAGGAAGCAAAAAAAGGCAATAAAGAAGAAAAGATAAATTAG
- the tatA gene encoding twin-arginine translocase TatA/TatE family subunit — translation MFGLGFPELLVILVIVLIIFGGGKLPQIGESLGKAVSGFKKGMNDTTKIEDEKKDTNK, via the coding sequence ATGTTTGGATTAGGTTTTCCGGAACTATTAGTAATCCTTGTTATTGTTCTTATCATATTTGGGGGTGGAAAACTTCCTCAAATCGGGGAAAGCCTCGGCAAAGCCGTCAGCGGCTTTAAAAAGGGCATGAACGATACAACAAAGATTGAAGACGAAAAAAAAGACACTAATAAATAG
- a CDS encoding N-acetylmuramoyl-L-alanine amidase produces the protein MLKYPKIVVFSILFSLFFLLNHSQAKSPESSSVFLNNINYSQETDFTRITIEISNPAVYHEKYLSNPDRIYLDIENTNLSGNIRPILIDNGVLKQVRTAQHDKDTARVVLELTRHADYNVTALTSPDRLAIDIYNGKPVKKAVKKETTKTQKSSHNFVKHIIVIDPGHGGKDPGAKGKSGLQEKDIVLDVGRRVKKLIEEKLGSDVVMTRDDDVFIPLGERTAIANKKDADLFVSIHVNSAPREGARGVETYLLGRATDKDAMDLAARENSTADKSSLDDLQFILTDLVTTVKKDESFRLAHYIQENLIDTLEPRYNTMNLGVKQAPFYVLVHTKMPSILAEISFVSNPEEERLMYEGKYRQEIAESIFDGIKEYLDATPLLAFPKEARK, from the coding sequence ATGCTGAAGTACCCGAAAATTGTAGTGTTTTCAATATTATTCTCTTTATTTTTTTTACTTAATCATTCTCAGGCAAAATCTCCGGAAAGTTCCTCCGTTTTTTTAAATAACATCAACTACTCTCAGGAAACAGATTTTACAAGAATAACTATTGAGATCAGCAATCCGGCAGTCTATCATGAAAAATACCTTTCCAATCCTGACAGGATTTATTTAGACATCGAAAATACAAACCTTTCCGGAAATATAAGGCCAATACTGATTGACAATGGAGTCTTAAAACAGGTACGCACAGCCCAGCATGACAAAGACACTGCAAGGGTAGTATTGGAATTAACACGTCATGCGGATTATAATGTTACTGCATTAACCTCTCCTGACAGGCTGGCCATAGATATTTATAATGGGAAGCCGGTTAAGAAGGCCGTAAAAAAGGAAACAACCAAAACACAAAAATCATCTCATAACTTTGTTAAACATATAATAGTGATTGACCCCGGACACGGGGGTAAGGATCCGGGTGCTAAGGGTAAAAGCGGCCTGCAGGAAAAGGATATTGTGCTTGATGTCGGCCGCCGCGTAAAGAAACTTATTGAAGAAAAACTCGGCTCTGATGTAGTAATGACACGAGATGACGATGTATTCATTCCGCTAGGTGAGAGAACGGCAATTGCCAATAAAAAGGATGCTGACCTGTTCGTTTCTATTCACGTAAACTCAGCCCCAAGAGAAGGTGCAAGGGGTGTTGAAACCTACCTGCTCGGAAGGGCTACAGACAAGGATGCAATGGACCTGGCGGCACGCGAGAACAGCACTGCTGATAAATCATCATTAGATGACCTTCAGTTTATACTGACTGATTTAGTTACAACTGTAAAAAAGGATGAATCTTTCAGGCTTGCCCATTATATTCAGGAAAATTTGATAGATACTTTGGAACCACGGTATAACACCATGAATCTCGGTGTAAAGCAGGCGCCTTTTTATGTACTGGTTCACACAAAGATGCCGAGCATACTTGCAGAGATATCATTTGTCAGCAATCCTGAGGAAGAACGCCTTATGTATGAAGGTAAATACCGTCAGGAGATTGCAGAATCCATATTTGACGGCATCAAGGAATATCTTGATGCCACGCCATTATTAGCCTTTCCAAAAGAAGCCCGGAAATAA
- a CDS encoding cob(I)yrinic acid a,c-diamide adenosyltransferase, producing the protein MENNQKLKVFEPKQKTGIVVVITGDGKGKTTSAFGMALRAAGHNMKVCIIQFIKGDMYSGEIDGVKRLAPDVELHLTGKGFVGIMGNPHSHEEHRANAQEAILLAHDKMLSGKFDVTILDEINNALKLELVDLSQITELIDVKPYSMHLILTGRDAHPEVIKRAHTVTEMKDVKHALSQGIEPQKGIDF; encoded by the coding sequence ATGGAGAACAATCAGAAACTAAAAGTATTTGAACCAAAACAAAAGACCGGCATTGTGGTTGTCATAACCGGAGACGGAAAAGGAAAGACTACGTCTGCATTTGGAATGGCCTTACGGGCGGCAGGCCATAACATGAAGGTCTGCATAATTCAGTTCATAAAAGGGGACATGTACTCCGGCGAGATAGACGGGGTAAAGAGGCTTGCCCCTGATGTAGAACTTCATCTTACAGGAAAAGGGTTCGTCGGAATAATGGGCAATCCTCATTCCCATGAAGAACATAGGGCAAATGCACAGGAAGCAATATTACTTGCACACGACAAGATGTTATCAGGAAAATTTGATGTAACTATCCTTGATGAGATAAATAATGCACTGAAGCTTGAACTGGTTGACCTTTCACAGATAACAGAGTTGATTGATGTTAAACCTTACTCTATGCATCTCATTCTCACAGGCAGGGATGCCCACCCTGAGGTAATAAAACGTGCACACACTGTCACTGAAATGAAAGATGTAAAACACGCATTAAGTCAGGGAATAGAGCCACAAAAAGGGATTGATTTCTGA
- the crcB gene encoding fluoride efflux transporter CrcB: MRVVLYIIIFGALGCVSRYYLSGWVYHILGRNFPYGTFAVNIVSAFIIGLVMEYGILTEVISFDLRVGITVGFLGGLSTLSALSYETFRLLQDGKIFLAIINGTANFVACILFTWFGVLAARQLI, from the coding sequence ATGCGAGTAGTTTTATACATTATAATCTTCGGTGCACTTGGCTGTGTATCACGTTATTACCTGTCCGGATGGGTATATCATATACTTGGGAGGAATTTTCCTTATGGTACATTTGCAGTAAACATAGTAAGTGCTTTTATAATAGGTCTTGTCATGGAATACGGAATTCTTACAGAGGTTATATCCTTTGACCTGCGTGTGGGTATAACTGTAGGATTCCTCGGAGGTCTGTCAACCCTATCAGCCCTTAGCTATGAAACATTCAGACTACTTCAGGACGGAAAGATTTTCCTTGCCATAATAAACGGCACTGCCAATTTTGTTGCATGCATCTTATTTACCTGGTTCGGTGTGTTAGCGGCAAGGCAACTGATATAA